A genomic segment from Mucilaginibacter terrenus encodes:
- a CDS encoding tetratricopeptide repeat protein, with protein sequence MEEDFEFGFTEDPKFSVERYEEMIRNHDQYFFDAQAFENIIDYYIEKNDPAKALQVTEYARNQHPFAAIFLIKQAQLLVVSNKPNEAFAALDKAAMLEASDADIYIIRGNLYESMERNTEALENYEKALELAEETDEILLHIAYVYQNMGDYDTAITYLKLCLKQNMENQDALYELAFCYDVLDNQQESVQFYMQYIDNEPYSYAAWYNLGNAYTKLSLFEKAIDAYDYAILIKDNFASAYFNKGNALVNLEKYAEAIEVYRQTFEYEQPNADTYCAIGECYEKLEQMDDARSFYKKSVKMDPKLADAWFGIGVTLDFEERYFEALHFYKKALDLDIANADFWFAIADAEYKLGHITEAEHAYEKVVELNPLDVDAWLDYSSILYEQQNLSGAIEVIASAIKNNPEAAELYYRMVAYLFAKGEYSEALNQLEIALTTDPEKHYILFDYLPQLQENKVIIDIINRYTR encoded by the coding sequence ATGGAAGAAGATTTTGAATTTGGTTTTACTGAGGACCCAAAATTCTCTGTAGAACGGTACGAGGAGATGATCCGAAATCACGACCAGTACTTTTTTGATGCGCAGGCTTTTGAAAATATTATAGATTACTACATCGAGAAGAATGACCCGGCTAAGGCCCTGCAGGTTACCGAGTACGCCCGCAACCAGCACCCTTTCGCAGCCATCTTCCTGATAAAGCAGGCCCAGCTGCTGGTAGTAAGCAACAAGCCCAACGAGGCATTCGCCGCGCTTGATAAAGCTGCCATGCTGGAAGCAAGCGATGCCGACATTTATATTATCCGAGGGAACCTTTACGAAAGCATGGAGCGCAACACAGAAGCGCTCGAGAACTACGAGAAGGCCCTGGAGCTTGCAGAAGAAACCGACGAAATACTGCTGCATATAGCTTACGTTTACCAAAACATGGGCGATTATGACACTGCCATAACCTACCTTAAGCTTTGCCTTAAGCAAAATATGGAGAACCAGGATGCCTTGTACGAACTGGCGTTTTGCTATGACGTACTGGATAACCAGCAGGAGAGCGTGCAGTTCTATATGCAGTATATAGATAACGAGCCATATAGCTATGCAGCCTGGTATAACCTGGGTAATGCTTACACCAAGCTGAGCTTGTTCGAGAAAGCGATAGATGCTTATGACTATGCTATTTTAATAAAGGATAATTTTGCATCAGCCTACTTTAACAAAGGCAACGCGCTGGTTAATCTTGAAAAGTACGCCGAAGCAATAGAAGTTTATCGCCAGACATTCGAATATGAGCAGCCCAATGCTGATACGTATTGCGCCATTGGCGAATGCTACGAAAAGCTGGAGCAAATGGATGACGCGCGGTCATTTTATAAGAAGTCGGTTAAGATGGACCCTAAACTGGCAGATGCCTGGTTTGGTATAGGCGTAACGCTTGATTTCGAGGAGCGATATTTTGAGGCTTTGCACTTTTACAAAAAGGCGCTTGATCTGGATATTGCCAACGCCGATTTCTGGTTTGCCATTGCTGACGCTGAGTACAAGCTGGGCCACATCACCGAAGCGGAACACGCCTACGAAAAGGTGGTGGAATTAAACCCGCTGGATGTAGACGCCTGGCTGGATTATTCGTCCATTTTGTATGAGCAGCAAAATCTCTCCGGTGCCATAGAGGTGATCGCGTCGGCCATTAAAAATAACCCGGAAGCCGCAGAATTGTACTACCGTATGGTAGCTTATCTTTTTGCTAAAGGGGAATATAGCGAAGCGCTTAACCAACTTGAGATAGCCTTAACAACTGACCCTGAAAAGCATTACATCTTGTTCGACTACCTGCCTCAATTACAGGAAAACAAGGTTATTATCGACATTATTAACAGGTATACACGTTAA
- a CDS encoding carboxylesterase family protein, translating into MTVKRLLTITFLGVLFLTLSNGVKAQVNSAFDRGSFITKKDTLPYRILFPKGLDPRKKYPIIFVLHGAGERGNDNNAQLAYGPELFLNDTVRQKFPAIVIYPQCPKDSYWSNVLIDTNSTGKRQFHFREGGEPTRAMAALIGLVDKMLEKPYVNNKQVYIGGLSMGGMGTFEILRRKPNVFAAAFAICGGDNTNNAKRYAKKVPLWIFHGVKDSVVPYDHSVVMVAAIKEAGGDPKFTSYPDADHNSWVNAFAEPGLMPWLFSHSK; encoded by the coding sequence ATGACCGTGAAAAGATTACTAACAATAACTTTCCTTGGCGTACTATTTTTAACACTCTCAAACGGTGTTAAGGCTCAGGTAAACTCTGCTTTTGACAGGGGTTCTTTCATTACCAAAAAAGATACTTTACCCTACCGTATACTGTTCCCTAAGGGTCTCGATCCCCGGAAAAAGTACCCTATCATATTTGTGCTGCATGGAGCAGGCGAACGTGGCAACGACAATAATGCGCAACTGGCTTATGGCCCTGAGTTATTCCTTAATGATACTGTAAGGCAGAAGTTTCCGGCCATTGTAATTTATCCGCAGTGCCCGAAAGATAGCTACTGGAGTAACGTACTGATAGATACTAATAGCACCGGTAAAAGACAGTTCCATTTCCGCGAAGGTGGCGAACCTACCAGGGCAATGGCTGCACTAATAGGCTTGGTAGATAAAATGTTAGAGAAGCCTTACGTAAACAACAAGCAGGTATATATAGGCGGTTTATCTATGGGAGGCATGGGTACTTTCGAGATACTGCGCCGCAAGCCAAACGTGTTTGCCGCAGCTTTTGCCATATGCGGGGGCGACAACACCAATAACGCTAAACGTTACGCCAAAAAGGTGCCGCTTTGGATATTCCATGGTGTAAAAGACAGCGTAGTACCTTACGACCACTCGGTAGTGATGGTTGCTGCTATCAAAGAAGCTGGCGGGGATCCGAAATTTACTTCCTACCCTGATGCAGATCATAACAGCTGGGTTAACGCCTTTGCAGAGCCCGGACTGATGCCATGGCTTTTCTCGCACAGCAAGTAG
- a CDS encoding phosphosulfolactate synthase: MNYHINNLPERTAKPRNAGLTMVMDKGLSTRQVEDFIEVGTPFTDLVKLGWATSYVSANLDAKLKLYKEAGLPVYFGGTLFEAMIVRGQFDDYCRILDKYKMEYAEVSDGSITIEHDEKCEYIQKLSKLVTVISEVGSKDVQKIFAPYKWIKLMNAEIEAGSWKVIAEARESGNVGIYRDSGEVRQGLVDEILTQIPEEKIIWEAPQKAQQVWFIKLIGANVSLGNIAPADIIPLETLRLGIRSDTFEHFLKVQ; this comes from the coding sequence ATGAATTACCACATAAACAATCTTCCTGAACGTACTGCCAAACCCCGCAACGCTGGCCTTACCATGGTGATGGATAAGGGCCTGAGCACACGCCAGGTAGAAGATTTTATTGAGGTAGGTACACCCTTTACAGACCTTGTAAAGCTGGGATGGGCAACCTCTTATGTTAGTGCAAACCTTGATGCAAAGCTTAAGCTTTACAAAGAAGCAGGATTGCCGGTGTACTTCGGCGGGACATTATTTGAAGCGATGATTGTGCGTGGCCAATTTGACGATTATTGCCGGATATTGGACAAATATAAGATGGAATACGCCGAAGTTTCCGACGGCTCTATCACCATTGAGCACGACGAGAAATGTGAGTACATCCAAAAGTTAAGTAAGCTGGTTACCGTTATATCTGAAGTTGGCTCTAAAGACGTTCAAAAAATATTTGCTCCCTATAAATGGATAAAGCTGATGAATGCTGAAATTGAGGCTGGATCCTGGAAAGTTATAGCAGAAGCACGTGAGAGCGGAAATGTAGGTATCTACCGTGATTCCGGAGAAGTGCGCCAGGGATTGGTTGATGAGATACTAACCCAAATACCTGAAGAAAAAATTATCTGGGAGGCGCCGCAGAAAGCACAGCAGGTGTGGTTTATAAAACTTATTGGCGCTAACGTAAGCCTGGGTAACATTGCACCGGCAGACATTATCCCTTTAGAAACCCTTCGCCTGGGAATTAGAAGCGACACTTTTGAGCACTTCTTGAAAGTTCAATAG
- a CDS encoding S41 family peptidase has product MKHTAAVIFRTLILLLIGIGLGIFITDKRSGRRFFTTSSGEDKISKVLGLVNSSYVDSVNTDSIEGVTVNDMLQSLDPHSVYLPAQQARNISERLQGGFDGVGLEYQLLRDTLVVTMVYPNGPAARAGVQTGGKVLEVDGKPFSGTGLTLARVSKNFRGEKDSKVKLTVLTPEGQYKDFVIKRGHVTLSSLDAAYVTGNTGYIKISKFASTTDADFRLALARLKVEGMQKLVIDLRGNGGGYLNTATALADEFLPKDKLIVYTMGAHEPRTDYTATDSGVYEEGALTVIIDEYSASASEILAGALQDLDRATIVGRRSFGKGLVQQQFPFGDGTAVNLTVARYYTPSGRSIQKSYKHGAQSYRNELAERVRKGELLSEESNLTDSAFVGAETYHTTKGRKVLSAGGIMPDVFVPDDTTRESRLVGALLVNQLFSAYVIDAMQPLLKKYPTADSFIKDYQVNSATLSHFLSYAEKASKEVKAKDVGADAPAIATLLKANAARFKWGINAYYRVVNENDETFKKAITI; this is encoded by the coding sequence ATGAAACACACGGCAGCGGTAATATTCCGCACTCTTATTTTACTGCTTATTGGTATTGGCCTTGGTATTTTCATTACCGACAAACGGTCGGGCCGCCGCTTTTTTACCACCTCGTCCGGAGAAGATAAAATATCAAAGGTGCTTGGCCTGGTAAACAGCAGTTATGTAGATAGTGTGAATACCGACAGTATTGAGGGCGTTACCGTAAATGATATGCTGCAAAGCCTCGATCCGCATTCGGTTTACCTGCCTGCGCAACAGGCACGCAACATAAGCGAGCGCCTGCAAGGCGGGTTTGATGGGGTAGGGCTGGAATACCAGTTACTGCGCGACACCCTGGTAGTTACTATGGTTTACCCTAACGGGCCGGCAGCACGCGCGGGGGTACAAACAGGTGGCAAAGTGCTGGAGGTAGACGGAAAGCCATTCTCTGGTACAGGGCTTACACTTGCACGGGTAAGTAAAAATTTCAGGGGAGAGAAAGACTCAAAAGTAAAGCTCACGGTGCTTACACCAGAGGGGCAGTATAAGGATTTTGTAATTAAGCGCGGGCACGTTACACTAAGCAGCCTGGATGCGGCGTATGTAACGGGCAATACGGGGTATATAAAAATAAGTAAGTTTGCTTCTACTACAGATGCTGACTTTAGACTGGCTTTAGCCAGGTTGAAGGTGGAAGGTATGCAAAAACTGGTGATAGACCTGCGCGGGAATGGCGGCGGGTACCTGAACACTGCTACAGCACTTGCAGATGAGTTTTTACCCAAGGATAAGCTTATTGTTTATACCATGGGCGCGCATGAACCACGCACCGACTATACTGCTACCGACTCGGGTGTTTATGAGGAAGGGGCGCTAACTGTTATAATTGACGAATATTCTGCATCGGCGAGCGAGATATTGGCGGGTGCCCTGCAGGACCTTGACCGCGCTACAATTGTTGGTCGCAGATCGTTTGGCAAAGGACTGGTGCAGCAGCAATTCCCATTTGGTGATGGTACAGCCGTAAACCTCACCGTAGCCCGCTATTATACCCCATCAGGTCGGTCTATTCAAAAGTCGTATAAACATGGGGCGCAAAGCTACCGTAATGAACTGGCCGAAAGGGTGCGTAAAGGCGAGCTGCTTTCTGAAGAAAGCAACTTAACGGATAGCGCTTTTGTTGGTGCGGAAACCTACCATACCACAAAAGGCCGTAAGGTGCTGAGCGCCGGCGGCATAATGCCTGATGTTTTTGTACCTGACGATACTACACGCGAAAGCCGGCTGGTAGGCGCGCTGCTGGTTAACCAGCTATTTAGCGCCTATGTTATTGATGCAATGCAACCATTGCTTAAAAAGTACCCTACTGCAGACAGCTTTATAAAAGACTACCAGGTGAACAGTGCTACGCTATCGCACTTTTTATCGTATGCGGAAAAAGCGTCTAAGGAGGTTAAAGCCAAAGATGTTGGCGCCGATGCTCCGGCTATTGCCACATTGCTTAAGGCAAATGCCGCCCGTTTTAAATGGGGCATTAACGCTTACTACCGGGTGGTTAACGAGAACGATGAAACGTTTAAAAAGGCGATTACGATCTGA
- the amaB gene encoding L-piperidine-6-carboxylate dehydrogenase, translated as MSLLIADILHHLHINDTNHAFSTGSTWGSSDDAEIKDVFSPVDGKKIASVKYTTAEEYDAVVETAANAFKTWRTVPAPKRGEIVRQIGEQLRANKKELGALVSYEMGKSLQEGYGEVQEMIDICDFAVGLSRQLYGLTMQSERPEHRMYEQYHPLGIVGIISAFNFPVAVWSWNAALAWVCGDVCIWKPSEKTPLTAIACQHIAQQVFKANNIEDGVSCLVIGDRNIGELMSNDARVPLVSATGSTRMGKAVAAAVAARLGRSLLELGGNNAIIISQHADLDMSLIGAVFGAVGTAGQRCTSTRRLIIHDSVYEAFKQKLVNAYGQIKIGDPLDENNHMGPLIDQDAVALYLDSIEKCKAQGGKFVVEGGKLQGEAYASGCYVKPCIAEVENHYPIVQHETFAPILYLIRYTDLDEAIALQNSVPQGLSSAIMTTNLREAETFLSAAGSDCGIANVNIGTSGAEIGGAFGGEKETGGGRESGSDAWKVYMRRQTNTINYSKTLPLAQGIKFDL; from the coding sequence ATGAGCCTTTTAATAGCTGATATCCTTCATCATTTACATATTAACGACACTAACCACGCCTTTAGTACAGGCAGCACCTGGGGCAGCAGTGACGACGCGGAGATTAAAGATGTATTCTCTCCTGTGGATGGTAAAAAGATCGCTTCGGTAAAATATACTACCGCTGAAGAGTACGACGCCGTTGTGGAAACCGCCGCTAATGCTTTTAAAACCTGGCGAACCGTGCCTGCGCCAAAGCGTGGGGAGATTGTAAGGCAAATAGGCGAGCAATTACGCGCCAACAAAAAAGAACTTGGCGCATTGGTGTCATACGAGATGGGCAAAAGCCTGCAGGAAGGCTACGGTGAGGTGCAGGAGATGATAGACATCTGCGACTTTGCTGTTGGCCTGAGCCGCCAGCTTTACGGGCTTACCATGCAAAGCGAGCGGCCCGAGCACAGGATGTACGAGCAGTACCACCCGCTGGGCATTGTGGGGATCATCTCCGCGTTTAACTTCCCGGTAGCGGTATGGAGCTGGAATGCAGCACTTGCCTGGGTATGCGGTGACGTATGCATTTGGAAGCCGAGCGAAAAAACGCCTTTAACCGCTATTGCGTGCCAGCACATTGCGCAGCAGGTTTTTAAAGCCAATAATATAGAAGATGGCGTAAGCTGCCTGGTAATTGGCGACCGAAATATAGGCGAGCTAATGTCTAACGACGCTCGTGTGCCGCTGGTGTCGGCAACCGGTTCTACCCGTATGGGTAAAGCCGTGGCTGCTGCCGTGGCTGCCCGCTTAGGCAGAAGCCTGCTGGAGTTGGGCGGTAACAATGCCATTATCATCAGTCAGCATGCTGATCTGGATATGTCGTTAATTGGCGCTGTATTTGGCGCGGTGGGCACAGCAGGGCAACGCTGTACCAGCACGCGCAGGCTTATTATTCATGACAGTGTATACGAAGCCTTTAAGCAAAAGCTTGTTAATGCTTACGGACAGATTAAAATTGGTGACCCGCTGGATGAGAACAACCATATGGGGCCGCTGATAGACCAGGATGCGGTTGCACTTTATCTTGATTCTATTGAGAAGTGTAAAGCACAGGGCGGCAAATTTGTGGTAGAAGGCGGCAAGCTGCAAGGCGAAGCTTATGCATCCGGCTGTTATGTTAAGCCTTGCATAGCTGAGGTGGAGAACCACTACCCTATTGTGCAGCACGAAACCTTTGCCCCTATCCTCTACCTGATCAGGTACACCGATCTTGACGAAGCTATAGCATTGCAGAATAGTGTTCCGCAGGGACTTTCATCAGCCATTATGACGACCAACCTGCGCGAAGCGGAAACTTTTCTATCGGCGGCGGGTTCTGATTGCGGCATAGCCAACGTAAACATAGGTACATCCGGCGCAGAGATTGGCGGCGCGTTTGGTGGGGAAAAAGAAACCGGCGGCGGCCGGGAGTCTGGTTCTGATGCCTGGAAAGTGTACATGAGGCGCCAAACCAATACTATAAACTATTCTAAAACGTTGCCTTTAGCACAAGGCATCAAATTCGACCTATAA
- a CDS encoding S8 family serine peptidase encodes MSIPNKFVLAAAMVGATFLSFDSVAQKAPAPAELPKSWHTMDLKTDGYVGISLKQAYQLVAGKKSKQVVIATIDSGIDTAQADIKPVLWVNTKEIPGNGIDDDKNGYIDDVHGWDFLGGPGGKCDFTETTEEVREYNRLKGKYLSVTTAPAGSEKEFAYWEKVKLQYDETVSKSTKELNDLQPAMNALMATSGYIKRALNLKTDGTFTVKDLAKIKSSNDTISRSVYVWQSVFEQEGGAADNAKVINDLSEYLAKLNNDVNPDLDARKRIVGDDPNVQDGKPYGNNILKFEDASHGTGVAGLIGAARNNNYGINGVADNVRIMAIKAVPNGDEYDKDIANAIRYAVDNGARVINMSFGKKLSPHKEWVDAAFKYAASKDVLLVQASGNDNQDVDAKPEFPNDIFADGSGTDADNVISVGASAAKLDENLAGSFSNYGKKNVDVFAPGVKVTSIDKDAEFNTADGTSFASPITVGVAALVLEYYPTLTAKQLKQVILESASPLNGTMVLKPGTKEKVDFTTLSKTGGIVNAYKALMIASKLKGERSI; translated from the coding sequence ATGTCTATACCCAATAAGTTTGTACTCGCAGCCGCAATGGTCGGCGCTACTTTCCTTAGCTTCGACAGCGTTGCACAAAAAGCACCTGCCCCGGCCGAACTGCCAAAAAGCTGGCATACCATGGACCTTAAGACCGACGGCTATGTTGGCATCAGCCTTAAACAAGCTTACCAGCTGGTAGCGGGCAAAAAGAGCAAGCAGGTAGTTATTGCCACCATTGACAGCGGCATTGATACCGCCCAGGCAGATATTAAACCTGTACTTTGGGTAAATACCAAAGAGATTCCCGGCAACGGTATCGACGACGACAAGAACGGCTATATAGATGACGTACATGGCTGGGACTTTTTAGGAGGCCCGGGTGGCAAGTGCGACTTTACCGAGACTACCGAAGAAGTACGCGAATACAACCGTTTAAAGGGCAAATACCTCAGCGTAACCACAGCACCCGCAGGCAGCGAAAAAGAATTTGCCTACTGGGAAAAGGTAAAGTTGCAGTATGATGAAACGGTAAGCAAATCTACCAAGGAGCTGAACGACCTCCAACCTGCTATGAACGCGCTGATGGCAACAAGCGGTTACATTAAACGCGCGCTTAACCTTAAAACGGACGGCACTTTCACCGTTAAAGACCTGGCAAAAATAAAAAGCAGTAACGATACCATTAGCCGCAGCGTTTATGTTTGGCAGTCTGTTTTCGAACAGGAAGGCGGCGCTGCTGACAATGCCAAGGTAATTAACGACTTGAGCGAGTACCTGGCAAAACTGAACAATGATGTTAACCCCGATCTGGATGCGCGTAAACGCATAGTAGGCGACGACCCTAATGTACAGGATGGTAAACCTTACGGTAACAACATCCTTAAATTTGAAGATGCATCACACGGTACAGGCGTTGCCGGCCTGATTGGCGCTGCACGCAACAACAATTATGGAATTAACGGCGTGGCGGATAATGTCAGGATAATGGCTATTAAAGCTGTCCCTAACGGCGACGAGTACGACAAGGATATTGCCAACGCTATACGCTACGCTGTAGATAACGGCGCGCGTGTGATCAACATGAGCTTCGGTAAAAAGCTATCTCCCCACAAAGAATGGGTAGATGCAGCATTTAAATACGCGGCATCTAAGGACGTGTTACTGGTACAGGCATCCGGCAACGATAACCAGGATGTGGACGCCAAACCGGAGTTCCCGAATGATATTTTTGCAGATGGCTCCGGTACAGATGCGGATAACGTGATTAGCGTGGGTGCATCAGCCGCAAAGCTGGACGAGAATCTTGCAGGTTCTTTCAGCAACTATGGCAAAAAGAACGTAGATGTTTTTGCACCGGGCGTAAAAGTAACCTCAATTGATAAGGATGCCGAGTTTAACACCGCCGATGGTACCAGCTTTGCCTCGCCAATTACCGTAGGTGTGGCTGCTTTGGTACTGGAGTACTACCCAACGCTAACTGCCAAACAGCTTAAGCAAGTAATACTGGAGTCGGCCTCTCCGCTTAATGGCACCATGGTACTTAAACCTGGCACTAAAGAAAAGGTTGATTTTACCACCCTATCTAAAACAGGCGGCATAGTTAACGCTTACAAAGCTTTAATGATCGCTTCAAAACTTAAAGGCGAAAGAAGTATCTAA